The sequence TCTAGGAGCCGCCGCTGCTATGGAAGAAGGCGACTTGGGGAGAAGTTAGGGTATGGTACTATGGTTTCGCGGTTAAGTTATGTTCaaactaatttttttagtttttaagtttattttaaattaatagtactataaaatattttaattttatagtaggAAAGTATATCAATTATGTAGATGGTGTGGTTGGTAAGCGCATTTGAATTCATTTGTCAAGGCTGAattataaacattttttttttgtttaagcATATCCTCTATTTAAaatacagaaccgatcacctacccaccgtgggcaagcataacatgcccaccactgatgtggcaattttaattaagaaagagaattaataaatcttactctaattaaaattatcttactataattacaattaccACATCAtagtgggcacgttatgcatgcccacggtgggtaggtgatcgtttCTGATttaaaataagggttaattgccgaaAAATCCAcatactttttcattttttgatttttttctatgacaaaaaaaattaacatgacaatacatgaattggaaaattaaaagaaaatttccGCCGTCCACATTTTTCGACCGGGATGACATGGATCCGATGTGTGGGTTTTTAATCTAGGTGtcagtttttaaaatattatatgtacaccacctcataTTTATTTTCCACTTGTttaactaatactccctctggCCACACCAAATTTTAACTACCAAAAAgtgaatttcttaatctccgtgctgaAAAGAAATGAGTCTATTGGtctgggacggatggagtactaaaAATCTGAAAACCCTAATTTCTTAATTCATTTCTGCCCTAAACAATTCTCTAGTTGAAGATTCACAAATCCAAGGTAGAATCTCCGTTAACTTAATTTGGTACGTCAAATTAACCCCTTCCCAACGCGCAATTGTCGTTGATTTCATCATATCTCTCTCACCCTCGTCACCGCCGCAACCCTAGCTTTCCGTCGCGGCGTGGTGGAAGACCACTAAGAGAAGTATTACCACCTCGCCACCTCCAAAAACCCATCACTCTCTCTCTACCTCAACAACCAAATCCTCGACGATTCCTACTCAATCGGCAAATCTTTGACTCAGGACCAACTCGTCGATCTGGCCTCCAAGGGCGTGCAGACAAACGCAATCAACATGGAATTCCATGTTTACAAAGTTCATCAATTTCTTGAGCTCCTGAATTCGAGCTTAAACTCCAAGAAGAATCCATATTCCGCTCTAATTCAATCGAAAACGTACTAAGAAATCTGAAATTTTGCTTTGTTAAGGAAGAACCCTAAATCGTGAATAAAGAGAGTAAAATGCGGTAAACCTTAATTTTCAACCCAATTTCTGAACTTCAActagtaaaacgacgtcgttttatgtTTAggtgaaacgacgtcgtttaagtCATCGGATGACATAGCCACGCTGGCTTTTCGACTGCCAGCTCGAATTTAatttgggggggagggggggaatgTGGACGGGGAAAATATCCtatcaattttttcaattcatgtattttcaAGTAAAATTTTTTAGTTATGGGAAAAAACCCAAAAATCAAAAAGTATATGGATTTtacggcaattaacccttaaaataaAGACTGAATTATAAACAACTTATGGTTATGGCTTAGTTGGTAACAACCTTATTTAACTTGAAAATGATCTATGGTTTGAATCTTTTgtcctataatttttttttcaatttttttatgatatataCCAATTTTTTCAGGAAATGACATGTATCTATGAGAAAATGCCATGTATCTCAATTTTTGTACTTCATATATGACACTATATTTTCAAAGTgttatatatacacaaaaatgCTCTTATAgataacataattaaaaatacagtGTCATCTATCATGTGTTAAATATGCTCAATTTTTTAGTAGTGGTAATTAATCCATGAAATAATTTAGTCATTCCCAGGCCAGCGTCCAATGAGATAACAAAAATCAATGTTGTATGCATTTCCTCTTTGTTTAAGGGAGTCATATATTATATTTCAATGATAAGATATTTTTctactatttaaaaaaaaaaaaaaacactcttCATGGTATGTCgtcatatataaaataaaacatgaatcataaataataaatttcacCAACTTACACAACTTATGCAAGTATAatactattttcatttttatcaaCACAACATCGCTGCTGACACGCGATTCACGAAATAAAACACGCATccacaaaattttcaatctaTACAAAACTTGGTCCAAAAAATGGAACACATCTACACTACACTCTCAACCATTCACAATCATCTCCATCAAAATATCATTCCAAGAATCAATAGGGCCGGGCAAACACCAATGCAAGCAATCACTAACAACCTTTGCATTCTTAATCTCACCGGTCGGCCGAGAAACCCTAAATGCTCCCGGATGCCCGTCCGGCCTCAACAACGACATCGGATTCACATCCAAAAGCCTAAGCTTCACCCCCTTATCACGAGCCACAACACGCGCTCTTCCAAACTCCTCAAGCTCTATATCTCGAAGAATCCTGTCCAACCAGCTCAGCCCGAACTCGCCCTCCCTGACGGGCTCGTTCCTCTCACACACTCCACCATCAAACCATTCGCCCCCCTCAAAGTGGTCCGGGCTAGTAGTCCGGTAAAACACCGTGCCCGTGTGGTTGGACGCGACGATGTACTCGAGCACGCCCTTGATGACTCTTCGGTTGGCAGAGTCGAACCCGATGTCGGTGAGGTTCCTCTTGGGACAAGAATGGCAGCCCAACACGGTGTCGTTGTCGTAGTATATTGAGCTTCTACTGTACCATTTGCCACTTGAAAAGATCATGTAATCCCAGGTTTTGAAATGTTGAGTCCAGCTGGGATCGAGTGTGTCCAAATGCACATCTACTTCAGATGGAGAAGCGTCGTAGATGTTTTGAGGAATGATGGCTTTTGCAAGAAATGGAGACCAAATAATTGATGCAGTGAGGTTGTATGAAGGGAAGATCCATTTTTGGGATTTGTGGCCCTTGTCGTGGTGCACCAGAGTAGCCTCTTCCACCTGATCAGAGTAGCCATCTAATTTTGATCACTTTGCTTCAAATCGTCTTCTGTTTATATTTATACTAGATTTGCCTTCCATGGTAATAAttactattaaattaaaatataagttcCGTAAGAGTGTGCAtgtgacacaagttttaataaaatgttagaagagtgtattgagagttgaaaaagtgattcacttcattataaaataagaatatgaAATAAGGAGTTAGTGGTGGGATAGTATCAAAAAATGAcaaatgcacactcttgtgggacgtcccaaaatagaaataagaGCACACTCTTATGTGACgaaagaaatagaaaatttacaaccaaaatgcTTCTTAATTTAATCTAAAAGAAATGCTTCTTATACTTTTACCTATAATTCATAACGACAAAGTTGTTTAGTCGTGAATTGATCATATTTTATATACTAATCACAACTATGAAACTTCTTAATCATAAATTGACCATATTTTATCTACAATTCACATCCGACTAGTCCGTGAAGCCTTTAATTCACGTCAAAATAATACtttaagtaaaaaaaacttgtattttttttattttatctttatatttATCTGTATCTTTCAATATAAAATGGTTATTTTGATATATCAAGTATATCACTAATCAGAGACATAACAATACATGTGGATCAACAATATATACATTGATGAGAAAAATGGGATATGGCAATGTGTGATGATATTCAAAGAAAAGACAACAAAAATGAATGAAGATGGAAGAGAAGATTTAGATTTACCGTTGAGAGCATGCAAAGGAGGGATTGGATATGGTTCCTTGATATGGAATCTCCAATGAAGGCCCAGCTTTTGTTCCTCATCATCTCAAGAAACTTGAGCGGGTCGAACCGGGGCAACTCGCAGGCGCGTGGCTTCCACCTCCAGTGAAGATAATGCGGGTCGGGTCGCCCGTTTTCCAAACAATTCAGCTGATTGCCTCTGGTGATGAAACTGCAGCTCTTGTT comes from Salvia miltiorrhiza cultivar Shanhuang (shh) chromosome 3, IMPLAD_Smil_shh, whole genome shotgun sequence and encodes:
- the LOC131017890 gene encoding protein trichome birefringence-like 23 — protein: MVCIYTSVAKFGASVIVFVVAFMLLHHKSSDFHPLSEITSVGNGIQENAREICDVFVGDWVGFEGEPLYNKSCSFITRGNQLNCLENGRPDPHYLHWRWKPRACELPRFDPLKFLEMMRNKSWAFIGDSISRNHIQSLLCMLSTVEEATLVHHDKGHKSQKWIFPSYNLTASIIWSPFLAKAIIPQNIYDASPSEVDVHLDTLDPSWTQHFKTWDYMIFSSGKWYSRSSIYYDNDTVLGCHSCPKRNLTDIGFDSANRRVIKGVLEYIVASNHTGTVFYRTTSPDHFEGGEWFDGGVCERNEPVREGEFGLSWLDRILRDIELEEFGRARVVARDKGVKLRLLDVNPMSLLRPDGHPGAFRVSRPTGEIKNAKVVSDCLHWCLPGPIDSWNDILMEMIVNG